DNA from Rosa rugosa chromosome 6, drRosRugo1.1, whole genome shotgun sequence:
AATTAGAATTAACAactaattatatctaaaattagactgaaaatacaaaaaatggaagctttattcACCTCATGGATGTTCTGGTACGAGAACTCTTCTTTGAGCTTAGGGATGATTCTCTCAAGGTAAGCCGTCTTGAGCCGACTGACCTTCTCCGACTCCGTCTTCTCCACCAGCACAACCTCTGCGGCCTTCACCACACTCACATTTCTAGGGTTTCCGAACGCCAGCCGCGGAGGTGAAGCTGCAATTGGGAATTGGCCGTGAAACGACGACGTAGAGGAGCGTAAGAGCGAAGGGCACGCCATGACTAGTCTCTGCTGTTTCAGTCTCTCTGCCTGTGTTTTTGAGCTTCAGTGAGGTAAGGTTTTGATGGGACGTGAGTAAAAGAGTCTTGAATTGGGAGTTATTTACGAGAATACCTATTCGACGTGTTTGTAAAATTGGAGAAGGTTGGAGGTGATTGTTGGATATGGTTTTTTGTGAATGAAATAGGATAAGGTGTTGTGCTTTTGGAAGAAGCTGGACTAGACCGGCTATGCCATGGTAAAAGTGACATGTGATGATCATTAATcatattgttttattttttacaatttATCCATCGATATTTCTCCTCGAAATAGATTAGTAACAGGTGAATAATCTAAATAACGAGAAATTATAAGTCTTCGATCACCCGCATGCTTGGTTGGTGTTGTTATATCGGACCAAACCACCACTTGACAATATCACATAAATTAATATTAAGAAAAGTGTACGCTTTACATTACAAATTAATAACGGATGAATAATCTAAATAACGATAAATTATTAGTTTTGGACCACCTGAACACCCAATTAGTATTGTTGTCTTGGAATAGTTCATGAACTGACAATGTCATGTAGATTAGTATAATGAAAACGGAAACTTACATAACAGATTAGTAACCGATGAATAATCTAAATAACGAGAAattgtcaacctgaaccgtccATCTACCCAGTTGGTTTCGTTGTATTAGACCAGACCATCACTTGACAATGTCGCGCAGTAATTCATAAATACATCATAATTACGCACGAATGTCTCGTACATATTTCAGTACGTGCAATTATTAAGGTCAGACGCGTGTGAACATATAGTATCATAATAGATTTGGTACATTTATATCACAACTAACCCTttgacaaaaaccaaaaaaatgtTGAATTCATCTAAAAGGTCATACTCCTTCACTACAACATCCAAGCCCCTCTTCCCACTCCTCAAGTCAAAACCCTCCCTAGCTCCTCAAAGATGAAAATACTAgtaactaaaaagtaaaaaccctagaaaatccaATTAAACAGATGACCATGACACACCAACAAGAAAACTAGAGAGCGTGCACGTCACAAACAACAGAAGTCGCGTGAGATCTCTTCACAAAAATAGTAATATTTGTTCTCTGTGCGCTGTGAAGGTGAGCAAGGTCATTTCAGGTAAGCCAGACCACCACCCTTCTCTattgctttctctctctaaacacctctctctctctctctctctctctctctctaaacaaaCTCCATCGCTCCGATCGATATGAAATTGTATTCGTCCCACACCGAAACCCTAATCTTTCACTGACTCATCTTCTTCGATCCCGGCCGTTCATCCCTATAAGCTTCTGGAAGATCTTGGAacaatttgaacaaaaaaaaaccctaggctCATTCCGCAGCTGAGATTCTCGTCCAACATATGAGGATTCTTTGTTTTCTACCGATTTCTTGAAATCCACGTGAGATTTTGCAGAAAGATACTTGCTTTTTGTATATATCTGTTAAGTGTTTTTGGATTGGAACAAGGTTTGATTGGGTTGGCTATGGGAACACTGAGCTGGATCGGAGAATGAATTAGGATCTAGCGCTAGTTGATTTAGACTGCTTTGGTTGATTTAGATTGATTAGGTATGTGGTGATTGATTGGAGTTTTTCGAAGCTTTTCGAATTGACTTTCGGGTTTCTGGGTTAGGAGCTAGTGTAGCAATCAGTGGGTGTATAAGAGTGAAGGTTTGGGTTGATTTGGATGCGGATATGGTTAATGGGTTTTGTGTTTTGAGCTTGGAGTAGTGACTGTTCAATTGAAGAAGCGTGGTTTTTGTGGTTCAGTGAAGAAGGTTGATTGGGTTGTAGTTGGGAATTGGGGTATAGTGCTAGTATTTGCAGAATGAGCTTAGAGAACGAAGACCAACACTTGCCGGATCAGCCCGCCGAAACGAATCATGAAGTTAATAAGTAATGCATTTTTCTTTGGCATTTTTGGTTTCTGTGATTGCTAGGGTATCAGTTATGTATATGTTCATTCCCTTGACAATGGTGATGTAACAGACATTTTTCAATGATGCAGGAAGTTGAAAATATCGTATACGAGGGAGTTTCTTCTGTCATTGAGTGAGTTAGAATCCTGCAAGAAGTTGCCAGATGGGTTCGACCGGTCATTCCTAAGGTGAATCGCCTCTTTCAAGTAGTTAGGGGTTATGCATACTTGATTTGGCTGGTTTGTTGTATCTTGTTTTACCATGGTTATTGATATTGCTTTAATCTTGTGTTAAGTCTTGCTCATAGTTTGTGCTTTTTGTTTCCATTCCTTCCCTTTTCATATCAGTGAATTCGAGGATGCTTTCAGAGGGCAAAGGCCATCTAGTGGTTTGTCAGCAAATAGTTTCAGGCGAAATGATTATGGTTCATCCCCTCCTACTAGGGGTGATGCAGCTGGTTATTCGCGGCCACTTCATGGAAGGTGGGAAAGTCGTTCTTCGGGACGCAGTGATAAAGATAGTGATACGCAATCTGACAAAGACTCTGGTGAGGTTTTAGGTTAATCATCATTATTGATACTTTGATATTGAACTTCTGCGTATATGGTCTTCTATGTATAACTCCAAATGTATCTAGATATGTATGTTTCAGAGAATAGTTTCACATGATTGTTAGTTGCTTGTGGTAGACTGGTGTCTTTAAAGGTACTTCCCAAGTAGCAGGCGGGGCAGGCCTGCAAATTCAGtgcatttattttgaacttAGTCATTTGGCAGAAGAATACCTTATCATGAAACTTGGGAACTCTTATGGGGAATTAAGTCCAATATTCCAATAGACCAAGCTAGGTGATGTTTTATGTTTGTAAGGGTAAAAGAAATACTTACCCAGTCAAGCTAGCATTATAAAGTTCCTTTATGAGTAATTTTAACTGAGACTGCAAGGAAAATGGTTAAATATATCCATATTATGTTGTTATTGGAGATCCGTGGGAGTTGAGTGTTAAGGACAAATGTTGGGGGAAGCTGATATTTATGGTGAGGAGACTGGTTGTTAGACATATTGATTAGGATATAGAATTGACTAGTGGTGTCCCTTGATACCCGGTCAACTGTTAAAATCCTACTCTTCTTCATTTGCTGTCTTGATGCAATGCTTTGTCCTCATTTAGTGTCAGGCTCTTTTCTGTGGCAATTCATATTGCATTCTTGTATTGCTGAGATCCTGCTCAGCTGTTTCTCCACAAAATTAGATATCTGAAATTATATTTGCTCATCTGTTGAATACACAGATTCCGGAAGGCACTATGGGAACCAGGCTTGGCGGCCTTGGCAGGTCCCTGAGCATGATGGACTTCTCGGAAGTGGTTCCTTTCCAAGACCAGCTGGGTTTGCTGGAGGGATAGCGGCACCCAAAGTTCGACCTAATGATACCTACCAACTAAATAGAAGCAATGAACCATATCATCCTCCCCGTCCTTATAAAGTAAGCTTTTGACTTGTTTGTGGCCCTACCATGTCTGTtaaaaaaattcacaaaaaGCATAATGCCTACAGTAGTGAACTTAATATCCAACAGTTTGATGTGCTGCAGGATTATTTTATGTGTCTTTAAAACTTATATAATGCAGAGAAAAGCTTCTTAACTATATTTTTTCCCTTGTCCTATAATTTGCAGGCACCACCTCTCACACGAAAGGAGATTACCGACTCACTTAATGATGAAACTTTTGGTTCCTCTGAGTATACAAATGAGGATAGAGCAGAAgaggaaagaaagagaagaggtaCTTGTTTTTATCTTTAGTGGTCTCGTAGAACTGATTGCAAGTTTTCTGCTATGTTGTATTTTTTGGACCTCTTTAGGTGGGGTCAGTATGTTTTGATGTCAGTTATATGCAAGTTTGAAATTTGATGGCTTTTCTCCCAGATGCCTTTGAACTAATGAGGAAGGAGCAGCAGAAAGCATTTCAAGAAAAGCAGAAGCTGAAGCCAGAGAAGAATAAAGGTGGCTTTGATTTTTCTACGCTGTTGGATGATGATACCAACGAGGAGAAGAAACTTTTGCTGAGGAGCAGTGAAATAGCTGAGCCTCGGCTACCACCAGCATCAAATAATGAGGAAAAGTCTAATTTACCCTTGCAAACTCCTGCAACCAGACCTCTTGTCCCCCCTGGTTTTACTAGCACAGTTTTGGAAAGAAATCTTGCACCAAAATCCTTGAACCATCCCCATCAAGTGGAGGTAACCACTGTGTACTTTTTTTTACTAATGAAGACAGTGTTTTCCTAGATTATTGTCTTTTTAATTCTTAATGTTTAGCATAGGTTCTGCTTTGAAATGATTACAATCTCGCTAGTAAGTGTTAAGATATTTGGCTGAAGAACTTTTTAACCACGTGTATCTAATACTGAGTTCATATAATAGTGGATATCATGTCTGTCTTctgattttgtttaatttttctgGTCATTTTACCAATTAAGTTATAGTTTTGCCAAAATACGCTCTAGCGAGCCAACCTCATATGAGGGTTTCCTATTTCATACCTTATTTGTGTTCATCATTAATCTGTCTGTTGCTTCTTTCTGATAGGTTGGGAATTCTGGACTTGAGGATAACATTCTACATGGCAAAGGTAACCGTGTTGTAAATGGTACTTCTGATAATCGAGTGGAAAAACAACCGGTTGAGCAAATGGTTTTGGGCAAGCAGCATCATGCAAGTGCAAGTACTCATGCTGCATTTGATAGTATGAGTGAAAAGAGTCTAAATTTGTTACCACCTCAAGGTGCTTATAATAAGATAATTGGCGTGGATAGTCAAGTATATAATAAAGCTAATACACCACAAGCTTTGGAAGCTTCCAGAAATAGTGAAGTGTTTGAGATCGATGCTGAAAAGGTGACTAATTCTACTTCAATACTGGAAAAGCTTTTCAGCGGTGCAGTACCTTTAAATGGTGTTGGCTCCTCAAATATCACTGAGGTATTCAtggtgtctctctctctctctctcttttatttttagaGTTTCTATTAAAATCTCCATTACTCGGGATGAATTTCAAGTGCCCACATTCTTGATTCACTCTTAGttttaagaaataaaataatCTAGCATCATATAATATGAAGTTATGATACTGAGACCTGCCTTTGATAGGGCTCATTAGCATTATGTTTTATCAAAATTaagttttcattttcatattcCAACTTATGGTAAACTTTAGATCCCAGGTAAGCAAGTTTGTGTATTTTTCTCATTTGAATCTGAAACAAAGTCAGTAGCTTGAGACAGTAGTCTCATTCATATCTTTTGTGCTTCTGCAGCCTCATGATAGCAAAGTAGATGAGGCACTGGGTCCTCACATCGTCAACTCTTCAAAGTTTGCTCAGTGGTTTCATGAAGAAGGTCTGCTGCCATCAATTTCTTGGAGTTAGAAGCTCTTTAAAATTTGTTTCCAACTTTAGTCATTTaaacttggaatggaaaatgtATATTTTAAGCTTTAATTAGTTCTATTTTACTGCAGACAAGAAACCTGCTGACGAGATCTTATCCGGAAGGCCAAATGACTTGCTTTCCTTGATCGTTGGTAATGAAAAAGCTGGACCTCATATTTCTGATGGGAAGCTACGCGATCACAATTTTCTTAGTTTTCCCTCCCAAAACTCTGAACCTGCAGAGAGGCTTTTGACATCAAACATAGTATCTCCTCCAGTTGGTGACTCTGAGCATATGTACAAAAGTAATAAACCAGAGGCAGTTTCAGCAGTCCTTACATGTGAAGACCTTGAGCAGTCGATTCTATCTGAAATTAGTGAGAGTGGTCCAACCTTGCGGCCCCCTGTTCAAAGGTCAGTTGTACCTGATAGAAAGGCTGAGCAGCCAAAAGCCAAAGTAGATAATCATGCATCGCAGCACTTACTCTCACTGTTACAGAAGGGAACAGGCTTAAAAGATATTGAACCATCTTTGAATCAAGAAACAGCATCTTCTGAGAAAATTCACAACATTGATGGGACAGTTATTGGCACTGCACGTCACAtttcaaaagagaaaaatgctGAAAATGTTTCTGATCCAGGGAAGAATCTGACGCTTGAAACACTATTTGGAACTGCTTTCATGAAGGAGTTGCAATCAGTTGGAGCACCAGTTTCTACTAAAAGAGGCCTTGTTGGGTCAGCAAGAGTAGATGTTCCGGAGCCTCATGGGTTGCCTTTTCCAGTATCAGACAATAGTTTTGTTCCTTCTGCAATTGATGTTGGacctaacacaagtaatcataGTAACAGTGACATGACAGCAAATAGAAGGAAGCAAACCAAATCAGATGAGATCGATGAGCAGTTGCTAGGTTTTGATAATCCTCAAATTGACCTAGATTCATTACAGGTTAGAACTGACTTGGGGTCTAAGATTGGCGTCTTTGATGGGCCTGCGGATATTCGACTTCCTGAAGAGGATAGCTTAATTACCGTCAGTGAACCTTTAAACATCCAAAATTTTATGTCTACTGGGAATCTAGTGAAAAGCAAAGTATTCTCCCCAAACACAGAAGTTGACATTGTTGAGAAATTGGCAGCTTTGAACTCTGCCTTCAAGGATGAAAGGTCTATCATGGGAAGCCAAGAAGGTCCACCTTTTCTTCGTGGCCCTTATGATATGAGACAGCCTGATATTTCTTATCAGAACCATAATGTCCAACCTTCTTCACAACAGCTCCATCATCCTCAAATGAATCATAGGGGAACTTTTTTTCATCCATCAGATTCTCATCCTGGCAATGCCAACTCTCAGATGAATTTTATGACTCCAGAGGGTATGATCCGAAATGATCCTCCTCAAAGTCATCAGTTTCCTGCAAATATGCTCCGTCCACCTTTCCATCATGCGAACACTGGACAATCTGGGTTTGATGCTCATCATCACCCTATGTTGCAACAGATGCATATGTCAGGAAACTTTCCTCCGCCTCACTTGCTACAAGGATTATCCAGTGCTCCAGCCCTGCCTCCTCATCAGAACAGGGGTGCACCTTTGCCTGCTCATCCAAACAGTCAGGTTTCTAGCTTTTTGGAAGAATTGAACCCAATGGCTGGCTTTCCGTTTGGTCCTCGGCCAGTCAACTTAGGTGGTCATGGCATGCCATCGCCAGGTAAAACCACTTCTCTTTGCATTTGCTATTGGTACTTGTAGTTGATTTAATTCTCTGCCTGCTATTCTGATTTATTTGGGGAATGCGTCCATTTAGTGTCTTGGTAGAGTTTGCACCTTTACTTCTCTGTATACTAGAAAAGTAGAAATTACTCAAGTCATTAAAACGATGCCCAAAGTCTCCCACAATATTTTTGAAGCCCTTTGACATTCAACATCTGTCAACTTCTGGAAACTTTCTTAATTACGTTAACCTGTTTTTTTTAGTGATGAGGTTCAACTTTGAGTTTCATCTTTTCCATGTCAGAAACTGCATGTATAAAAATACTGACTTGCGTTAAATTTCAGCTCCTGATGTTGCTGGTGGAAGCAACCATCCTGAGGCATTGCAAAGGCTCCTTGAGATGGAAATGAGGTCAAACCCGAAACAGATTCACCCATTTGCTGCCAGTGGTGGGCATAATAGTCAAGGGATGTATGGGCATGAACTGGACATGGGTTTTGGTTATCGATAGTTACTCAGATGTTTGTGCTTGTGTATATCAATGTATTGACAGTCTCTTGCTCAGATGTGCAATTCAACGAATGGCGATGTGTTTAATGTTGCTTCTTTCATATTGGATGTATGAGACTAGTGTAAGTAATGGATTTTCTTGCCATTGGCCATGTTATTGGGttcattttgttattttttcatttCAGAAGCTATGGAATTTTCAATGAGAAGGAAACCGAATATAGAGTGACAATTTCATCAGAGGTGGAGACAGCAACTTGGGTGTAAGTATAACACTTCCGCACCAAGTTCGTCTACCAATTTCTGTTcatcaaaattttcatttcGTTTAATAATGATCCATCATTCCATCCACATGCATAAAACAGCACTCTATGATGCTTTTCAATTCAAACCGAGTTTTGATGGTAATGCATAAATTGCAAGTACAAAAGGATGTCATCAAATTGATGTATAAAAGAAACGTAACCGCCCAGTTTCATTTGGTCTAGTAGCATAAGTCTTTTATTTGTAAGTGGGAAgtcgtgagttcgactcaaAATCTGGTAGTTgaatttgagttgtttatttgataaaaaaaataataataaaaaataaaataaaataaaaacgtAACCGTTCATGCTCCTCTCCCTCAACCTAAGTGATCACCCGATTTGTTGTCCACTTGGGATTATTTGGAGAATATGAACCTCATCGTGAATTGCTTAGCCATCTTATAAATGAGAACCGAATTAGACTCTGTATATACTACCTCTAAAAGGCGTCAAGAGATATAAGCAACACTATTCTTACATCCCACATCAGAAACATATAAAGAGGAGGGGACctcccttacctataaaagcgATCCCTTCCCTACGTAGAAAAGTCTTGATCCATAATCTCCCCACACTTGTATTACAATGGCTACTTAGCCACTCTCATAGTGAAACATTCTAAGTGGATGCCTGCCTTCATGAGCTAGGTAAACCACTTTACTTCTTGTGTCATTCTCTATTTCTATCCTGCTTCTTAC
Protein-coding regions in this window:
- the LOC133718593 gene encoding uncharacterized protein LOC133718593 → MSLENEDQHLPDQPAETNHEVNKKLKISYTREFLLSLSELESCKKLPDGFDRSFLSEFEDAFRGQRPSSGLSANSFRRNDYGSSPPTRGDAAGYSRPLHGRWESRSSGRSDKDSDTQSDKDSDSGRHYGNQAWRPWQVPEHDGLLGSGSFPRPAGFAGGIAAPKVRPNDTYQLNRSNEPYHPPRPYKAPPLTRKEITDSLNDETFGSSEYTNEDRAEEERKRRDAFELMRKEQQKAFQEKQKLKPEKNKGGFDFSTLLDDDTNEEKKLLLRSSEIAEPRLPPASNNEEKSNLPLQTPATRPLVPPGFTSTVLERNLAPKSLNHPHQVEVGNSGLEDNILHGKGNRVVNGTSDNRVEKQPVEQMVLGKQHHASASTHAAFDSMSEKSLNLLPPQGAYNKIIGVDSQVYNKANTPQALEASRNSEVFEIDAEKVTNSTSILEKLFSGAVPLNGVGSSNITEPHDSKVDEALGPHIVNSSKFAQWFHEEDKKPADEILSGRPNDLLSLIVGNEKAGPHISDGKLRDHNFLSFPSQNSEPAERLLTSNIVSPPVGDSEHMYKSNKPEAVSAVLTCEDLEQSILSEISESGPTLRPPVQRSVVPDRKAEQPKAKVDNHASQHLLSLLQKGTGLKDIEPSLNQETASSEKIHNIDGTVIGTARHISKEKNAENVSDPGKNLTLETLFGTAFMKELQSVGAPVSTKRGLVGSARVDVPEPHGLPFPVSDNSFVPSAIDVGPNTSNHSNSDMTANRRKQTKSDEIDEQLLGFDNPQIDLDSLQVRTDLGSKIGVFDGPADIRLPEEDSLITVSEPLNIQNFMSTGNLVKSKVFSPNTEVDIVEKLAALNSAFKDERSIMGSQEGPPFLRGPYDMRQPDISYQNHNVQPSSQQLHHPQMNHRGTFFHPSDSHPGNANSQMNFMTPEGMIRNDPPQSHQFPANMLRPPFHHANTGQSGFDAHHHPMLQQMHMSGNFPPPHLLQGLSSAPALPPHQNRGAPLPAHPNSQVSSFLEELNPMAGFPFGPRPVNLGGHGMPSPAPDVAGGSNHPEALQRLLEMEMRSNPKQIHPFAASGGHNSQGMYGHELDMGFGYR